The following coding sequences lie in one Deltaproteobacteria bacterium genomic window:
- a CDS encoding DEAD/DEAH box helicase family protein: MKQVVIENPIINSPFAEPNRHFRFTDDGITDEIVESRRISSYFIPVARPKKKGKQLQFDTEWTQDRVEENKFINRVRAKVSQWRSGGYTSVTKTTRALLEYWNNPARDKKLFFCQIEALETAIYITEVAGKYDPWIENDLRRENEAANPLLFRMALKMATGSGKTVVMAMLIAWHALNKLANPQDARFSDSFLIVTPGITIRDRLRVLLPNDPENYYRQRDVLSSDLMMELGKAKILITNFHAFKLKERVSAGKLTKSILAREGNSPFTETPDQMVHRVCREFGNKKNIMVINDEAHHCYRRKPDGEGEQLKGDEKKEAEKRDEEARIWISGLEAIKSKIGAKVVYDLSATPFFLKGSGYPEGTLFPWVVSDFSLIDAIESGIVKVPRVPVADDSMTGEQPTYRDLWLRIREHLPKKGRRTDEILGDPKLPVELEGALQSLYGNYEKNYRRWAENEEARLLKGLTPPVFIVVCNNTNVSKLVFDYVAGWEKPMPDGSSVVVPGKLPIFSNEEHHKWALHPNTVLIDSEQLESGEAMSDEFKLMAKKEIDEFKEEYRVRFPGRDAEELTDEDLLREVMNTVGKPGKLGEHVKCVVSVSMLTEGWDANTVTHILGVRAFGTQLLCEQVVGRGLRRMSYAADERSFFTPEYAEVYGVPFSFIPCSGSNSNPKPGPTPTRVRALEDRIDCEITFPRLLGYRFEMPEERFEVRFTDDSKLALTTADVPTKTENAPIVGESSIHTLDDLKRRRPQEVAFLLAKLTLEKYFRADGEISSDKPKEHRFDSEVKSWLFPQLLSVAKRWLSECVICKDNTFPQMLLLIGLAHDASDRIYKAIVRSYQGEKILKPILRPYDTVGSTRYVDFDTTRPVYVTNPSKCHISHVVADTESWEQKMAQVLEDELDDVVCYVKNFNLGFMIPYTINGEERNYIPDFVVCLHNGRGDPLNLIIEVTGEKKKDKAAKVGTARDLWVPAVNNHGGFGRWAFLEIADPWDAKNTISGELKKIKLET, encoded by the coding sequence ATGAAACAAGTCGTCATCGAAAATCCCATCATCAATTCTCCCTTTGCAGAGCCAAATCGACATTTTCGATTCACGGATGACGGCATCACCGATGAAATCGTTGAGTCACGTCGGATCAGCTCTTACTTTATCCCCGTCGCGAGGCCCAAGAAGAAGGGCAAGCAACTACAATTTGATACGGAATGGACTCAAGACCGGGTCGAAGAAAACAAGTTTATCAATCGCGTTCGCGCAAAAGTTTCCCAATGGCGAAGCGGCGGCTATACCAGCGTCACAAAAACCACGCGCGCTCTGCTGGAGTATTGGAATAATCCGGCCCGCGACAAGAAACTCTTCTTTTGCCAAATTGAAGCCCTTGAGACGGCGATCTACATCACCGAGGTCGCCGGCAAATATGATCCCTGGATCGAGAACGACCTGCGCCGGGAAAACGAGGCCGCCAATCCTCTGCTATTTCGCATGGCCCTTAAAATGGCGACCGGCAGCGGTAAAACCGTTGTCATGGCGATGCTCATCGCTTGGCACGCGCTCAACAAACTTGCCAATCCTCAAGACGCTCGTTTCTCAGATTCTTTTCTGATTGTTACTCCGGGCATTACGATCCGCGATCGTCTACGAGTCCTTCTTCCGAACGATCCGGAAAATTATTACCGCCAGCGCGACGTCCTTTCATCAGATTTGATGATGGAACTCGGCAAGGCCAAAATTCTAATCACCAACTTCCATGCCTTCAAACTTAAGGAACGCGTTTCGGCCGGAAAACTTACCAAGAGTATTCTCGCCCGTGAAGGAAATAGTCCCTTTACGGAAACGCCCGACCAAATGGTCCATCGGGTCTGCCGTGAATTCGGTAACAAGAAGAATATCATGGTCATCAATGATGAAGCCCACCATTGTTACCGCCGAAAACCTGACGGTGAAGGAGAGCAACTTAAAGGGGACGAAAAGAAAGAGGCGGAGAAACGAGACGAAGAGGCTCGTATCTGGATCTCAGGGCTTGAGGCGATCAAGTCGAAGATCGGCGCCAAAGTGGTTTACGATCTCTCCGCGACTCCCTTCTTTCTGAAAGGTTCCGGGTATCCCGAGGGAACTCTTTTCCCATGGGTTGTTTCGGATTTTTCCCTGATTGACGCCATTGAATCCGGGATTGTGAAGGTGCCTCGTGTGCCCGTGGCCGACGATTCCATGACCGGTGAACAGCCGACCTATCGTGACCTGTGGTTGCGCATTCGTGAGCATCTACCCAAGAAGGGGCGGCGAACCGATGAGATCCTCGGAGACCCGAAACTTCCCGTTGAATTGGAAGGCGCGCTCCAAAGCCTTTATGGAAATTACGAAAAAAATTATCGCAGATGGGCGGAAAACGAAGAAGCGCGTCTGCTCAAAGGCCTGACGCCTCCTGTCTTTATCGTGGTGTGCAACAATACCAATGTTTCCAAGCTGGTCTTTGACTATGTCGCGGGATGGGAAAAACCGATGCCTGACGGTTCTTCCGTCGTTGTTCCGGGCAAACTACCCATTTTCAGCAATGAAGAGCACCACAAGTGGGCTCTGCACCCAAACACCGTCTTGATTGACAGCGAACAGCTCGAATCGGGTGAAGCCATGAGTGATGAATTCAAACTTATGGCAAAGAAGGAAATCGATGAGTTCAAAGAAGAATACCGTGTTCGTTTCCCGGGTCGAGATGCCGAAGAACTCACGGATGAAGATCTCCTTCGCGAAGTGATGAACACCGTTGGCAAGCCGGGGAAGCTCGGCGAACACGTGAAGTGCGTCGTGTCCGTCTCCATGCTAACGGAGGGTTGGGACGCCAATACGGTGACTCACATCCTTGGCGTTCGCGCCTTCGGAACGCAGCTTCTATGTGAACAAGTGGTCGGTCGTGGATTGCGTCGCATGAGTTACGCGGCGGATGAACGCAGTTTCTTTACGCCTGAGTATGCCGAGGTCTACGGCGTTCCTTTCTCATTTATTCCTTGTTCCGGATCAAATTCCAATCCAAAGCCCGGTCCGACTCCTACTCGCGTGCGTGCATTGGAGGATCGTATTGATTGTGAAATCACGTTCCCGCGTCTCTTGGGCTACCGGTTTGAAATGCCGGAGGAACGGTTTGAGGTTCGATTTACGGATGATTCAAAACTGGCCCTGACGACCGCCGACGTCCCGACCAAGACGGAAAATGCCCCCATCGTTGGTGAGAGTAGCATTCATACCCTAGACGATTTGAAGCGCCGTCGTCCGCAAGAAGTAGCCTTCCTCCTCGCAAAACTCACGTTGGAGAAATACTTCCGGGCGGATGGTGAAATTTCATCGGACAAGCCCAAGGAGCATCGCTTCGATAGCGAGGTGAAATCGTGGCTCTTTCCTCAACTCCTTTCCGTTGCCAAGCGCTGGTTATCGGAATGCGTGATCTGCAAAGACAACACTTTCCCTCAGATGCTCTTGCTCATCGGGCTTGCCCACGACGCCTCCGACCGGATTTACAAGGCAATCGTCCGATCTTACCAAGGCGAAAAGATTCTCAAGCCGATTCTTCGACCTTATGACACCGTGGGTTCCACCCGATACGTCGATTTCGACACGACCCGGCCCGTCTACGTGACCAATCCATCCAAGTGCCATATCAGCCACGTGGTGGCCGATACGGAATCCTGGGAACAGAAAATGGCCCAGGTCTTGGAGGATGAATTGGATGACGTTGTCTGTTACGTGAAAAATTTCAATCTTGGTTTCATGATTCCCTACACGATCAACGGCGAGGAAAGGAATTACATCCCGGACTTCGTCGTGTGCCTTCACAATGGCAGAGGAGATCCGCTGAATCTCATTATTGAGGTGACGGGTGAAAAGAAGAAGGACAAGGCGGCTAAGGTGGGTACGGCGAGGGATTTATGGGTTCCTGCGGTCAATAATCACGGCGGTTTCGGCCGGTGGGCCTTCCTTGAGATTGCAGATCCTTGGGATGCAAAGAATACGATCAGCGGTGAATTGAAAAAAATCAAGTTGGAAACGTGA
- a CDS encoding site-specific DNA-methyltransferase, which translates to MARRKAERSVPIEVVKHKDKRSNIPTEELRDFVAEQEKKPKTVLYPRDPSLDPQLVWKGKDEQDAQDLAVPAVPIYIQEKIHPQAIIENLKAEAKKEAPGQVSLFADFNGIKFEDLIDFYHHEQNWANRMVLGDSLMVMTSLAEKEGLKGKVQMIYVDPPYGINFGSNWQVSTRKRDVKDGKAEDATRQPEQIRAFRDTWRLGIHSYLAYFRDRLAAARELLTESGSVFVQIGDENVHLVRCVMDEVLGAENFVSQIAFAKTTGFSSDFVSNICDEVLWYAKCKERCKFRSLYGEKREGETGASKYRPLETIKAASDLGHGMDRLAVSDQLTSQGPSNADQAFQFEGQSWAPPTGMHWKTTVDGLRRLEYARRIFVEGNSIRYLRFLDDFAASPMSNVWLDIGGIQSRTDPKVYVVQTATEAVKRCILMTTDPGDLVFDPTCGSGTTAYVAEQWGRRWITCDTSRVALALARTRLMAAKYPYYILADSPEGLKKEAEISGQLPPDQKTEGDVKKGFVYKRVPHVTLKSIANNPDIKKGMSLQEIDAAIARRADTETLYDQPYEDNRRIRVTGPFTVESLSPHRVLSSDDRPESEKAATKATGSGQFETMILENLKKAGVQNTIKKERLIFDRLEPYAGLYIHGVGEYSETGKTRRVAICIGPENGTVGPELVKEAAKEAVKGVGFDLLVICGFAFDPHVNEETKNFGKLTVLIARMNPDLAMGDELLKKTGAGNLFTVFGEPDVEIKKQKDGKIVVEINGVDVYDPTTGEIRNRSTDDIACWFIDTAYNGESFFVRHAYFTGADEPYEKLKRALKAEIDEAAWTALYSTKSLPFDTPKTGKIAIKVINHYGDEVLKVYEIK; encoded by the coding sequence ATGGCTCGGAGAAAAGCGGAGAGATCCGTTCCTATTGAGGTTGTCAAACACAAGGACAAGCGCAGCAACATTCCCACGGAGGAACTTCGCGATTTTGTTGCTGAACAAGAGAAAAAACCTAAGACGGTGCTTTATCCGCGCGACCCTTCCCTCGATCCTCAATTGGTTTGGAAAGGCAAAGACGAACAGGATGCACAAGATTTGGCTGTGCCGGCGGTCCCCATTTACATCCAGGAAAAAATCCACCCACAAGCAATCATTGAGAATCTGAAGGCTGAGGCGAAAAAAGAAGCGCCTGGGCAAGTCTCGCTCTTCGCTGATTTTAACGGTATCAAATTTGAAGATCTGATCGACTTCTACCACCACGAGCAGAATTGGGCGAATCGAATGGTCTTGGGTGACTCCCTTATGGTTATGACGAGCCTTGCCGAAAAGGAGGGCCTTAAAGGCAAGGTTCAGATGATTTATGTCGATCCTCCCTATGGCATCAATTTCGGTTCAAACTGGCAGGTCTCCACCAGAAAACGCGACGTGAAAGACGGCAAGGCCGAAGACGCCACCCGCCAGCCCGAACAAATCCGTGCTTTTCGCGACACCTGGAGGCTTGGCATCCACTCCTATCTTGCCTACTTCCGCGACCGCCTCGCCGCCGCCCGCGAACTCCTCACCGAAAGCGGCAGTGTCTTCGTCCAAATCGGCGATGAAAACGTCCACCTCGTGCGGTGTGTAATGGATGAGGTGCTCGGTGCGGAGAACTTCGTATCTCAGATTGCATTTGCAAAAACAACGGGCTTCTCCTCAGATTTCGTGAGCAATATCTGTGATGAAGTATTGTGGTACGCGAAATGCAAAGAGAGGTGCAAATTTAGAAGTCTTTATGGCGAAAAGCGTGAAGGGGAAACTGGTGCGAGTAAGTACCGTCCACTCGAAACTATTAAAGCCGCGTCTGACTTGGGGCACGGAATGGATCGTCTGGCCGTATCAGATCAGCTGACATCCCAAGGACCATCAAATGCGGATCAAGCCTTTCAATTTGAAGGGCAATCCTGGGCACCACCTACTGGGATGCATTGGAAGACAACAGTCGATGGCCTAAGGCGTCTAGAGTATGCAAGACGTATTTTTGTTGAAGGCAACTCCATTCGCTATCTGCGATTCTTGGATGATTTCGCAGCATCTCCAATGTCAAATGTTTGGTTGGACATTGGAGGAATTCAGAGCCGGACAGATCCAAAAGTCTATGTTGTTCAGACAGCAACTGAAGCTGTGAAGCGGTGCATTTTGATGACAACCGACCCCGGCGATCTAGTGTTCGACCCGACATGCGGGAGCGGGACGACGGCATATGTGGCCGAGCAGTGGGGCCGACGGTGGATTACTTGTGATACTTCGCGTGTTGCTTTGGCATTGGCCCGCACACGGTTGATGGCAGCAAAATATCCATATTATATTCTTGCGGATTCACCTGAGGGTCTGAAAAAAGAGGCGGAAATTTCTGGGCAGCTGCCTCCTGATCAGAAAACCGAAGGCGATGTCAAAAAAGGTTTTGTCTATAAGCGAGTTCCTCATGTCACTCTTAAATCAATAGCAAACAATCCGGATATCAAGAAAGGTATGAGCCTCCAAGAAATCGATGCGGCCATTGCTCGCCGCGCCGATACTGAAACCCTCTACGATCAGCCCTATGAGGACAATCGGCGCATTCGAGTGACAGGACCCTTTACCGTTGAAAGCCTCTCTCCGCACCGAGTCCTCTCGTCGGACGACCGTCCAGAATCCGAAAAAGCAGCTACTAAGGCAACGGGTTCAGGGCAGTTCGAAACAATGATTTTGGAAAATCTGAAAAAGGCAGGTGTTCAAAATACGATCAAGAAAGAAAGGCTCATCTTTGATCGATTGGAACCATATGCAGGTCTCTATATTCACGGAGTCGGAGAATATTCAGAAACTGGAAAAACGCGCCGCGTGGCGATCTGTATTGGGCCTGAAAATGGAACAGTTGGTCCCGAGCTTGTGAAAGAGGCGGCAAAGGAAGCCGTCAAAGGAGTTGGTTTCGACCTTCTCGTAATCTGCGGCTTTGCTTTTGATCCCCACGTGAATGAAGAAACAAAAAACTTTGGTAAATTGACGGTACTCATTGCCAGAATGAATCCAGACCTCGCAATGGGAGACGAACTCCTCAAAAAAACAGGCGCCGGGAATCTCTTCACCGTCTTTGGGGAACCCGACGTTGAAATCAAGAAGCAAAAGGATGGCAAAATCGTCGTCGAAATTAACGGCGTGGACGTTTACGACCCAACCACTGGGGAGATCCGTAATCGCTCGACCGATGATATCGCCTGTTGGTTTATTGATACAGCCTACAATGGGGAGAGTTTCTTCGTCCGCCATGCCTATTTTACTGGAGCAGATGAGCCTTACGAAAAACTTAAACGTGCTCTAAAGGCTGAAATTGATGAGGCCGCATGGACTGCTCTCTATTCGACGAAGAGCCTACCCTTCGACACACCCAAAACCGGCAAGATCGCTATAAAAGTAATCAATCATTATGGAGATGAGGTGCTGAAGGTTTATGAAATCAAATGA
- a CDS encoding helix-turn-helix transcriptional regulator: MQKTIHSRMARAVHEAIVQIRKKAGYTQRDLAKKLGREHSFVARIEQGERRVDLVELYLICKACKTSPKAAVLDLLRKFNK; this comes from the coding sequence ATGCAGAAGACAATCCACTCTCGTATGGCGCGGGCGGTCCATGAGGCAATCGTGCAGATCAGGAAGAAGGCTGGCTATACGCAGAGAGACTTAGCCAAAAAACTAGGCCGGGAGCATTCCTTCGTGGCTCGGATCGAGCAGGGTGAGCGGCGTGTGGACCTCGTTGAGCTTTATCTGATTTGCAAAGCCTGCAAGACATCGCCGAAGGCGGCCGTCCTCGACCTGCTGAGGAAATTTAACAAATAA
- a CDS encoding toprim domain-containing protein — protein MSLSTREYRNERRRESQFFHKLISRNPLSPKTLEWMAENGKAYSSATLDRYGVHEGVLARYQRNGSYSPAGGFRGFVCHLSVIIIPVGPVQRCYAYELPKRERWRVIPAGYGAQWLGDLSLSELILCEGEWDLFRLHDEGFHNAITHTAGAGTFLKEWVRLFQDKNIFIVYDVDAVGLKGARNTARLLHEVANVRLVKLPLKGTPEENDVSDFFRLGGAADQLRALLREGKKYERPIFFTRRDRAFLRAGRISI, from the coding sequence GTGAGCCTCTCAACCCGAGAATACAGAAATGAGCGCCGCAGAGAGAGTCAGTTTTTCCACAAGCTGATCTCAAGAAACCCTCTCAGCCCAAAAACTCTGGAATGGATGGCCGAGAACGGTAAAGCGTATAGCTCAGCGACATTGGATCGCTACGGTGTTCACGAGGGCGTTCTTGCTCGTTATCAAAGAAACGGCAGCTACTCGCCAGCTGGTGGCTTCCGAGGATTCGTCTGTCACCTCAGTGTGATCATCATACCCGTTGGGCCTGTCCAGCGTTGTTATGCGTATGAACTTCCGAAGAGAGAACGCTGGCGCGTGATCCCTGCTGGTTACGGCGCGCAGTGGTTGGGAGACTTGTCTCTATCCGAACTGATCCTTTGCGAGGGTGAGTGGGACCTCTTTCGGCTCCATGACGAGGGCTTCCACAACGCAATCACTCACACAGCCGGTGCGGGGACCTTTCTCAAAGAGTGGGTTCGCCTATTCCAAGACAAGAACATCTTCATTGTCTACGACGTGGACGCCGTTGGCCTCAAAGGGGCTCGTAATACAGCGAGGCTGCTGCATGAGGTTGCCAATGTCAGATTAGTAAAACTACCGCTGAAGGGAACCCCAGAGGAAAATGACGTTTCGGATTTCTTTCGTTTAGGGGGAGCTGCCGATCAACTGAGGGCTCTATTACGAGAAGGGAAAAAGTATGAGCGACCGATTTTTTTCACAAGAAGGGACCGAGCTTTCCTGCGAGCTGGACGGATTTCAATATAA
- a CDS encoding NYN domain-containing protein has translation MMPPPINPNNYAFIDSQNLNLAIREQGWVLDFKRFRKYLEDKYKVSKAFLFIGFIPQNQDLYTSLQKAGYILVFKPTLSLPDGKVKGNVDAELVLHAMVEYPHYDKAVIVTGDGDFYCLVDYLKKNDKLLKLMIPNRTRYSSLFRKLMSHIVFMNELRGKLEHSKG, from the coding sequence ATGATGCCGCCCCCCATCAACCCGAACAACTACGCCTTCATCGACAGTCAGAATTTGAATCTGGCGATCCGGGAGCAGGGCTGGGTCCTCGACTTCAAGAGATTCCGAAAATACCTGGAAGACAAATACAAGGTCTCGAAGGCGTTTCTTTTCATCGGGTTCATTCCTCAAAACCAAGACCTGTACACATCACTTCAGAAGGCGGGCTACATTCTCGTCTTCAAGCCCACACTGTCTTTGCCAGACGGTAAGGTGAAGGGGAACGTGGACGCGGAACTCGTCCTTCATGCGATGGTCGAGTATCCGCATTACGACAAGGCGGTGATCGTCACCGGCGACGGCGATTTTTATTGCCTGGTGGACTATCTCAAGAAGAACGACAAGTTGTTGAAACTGATGATCCCAAACCGGACTCGGTACTCGTCCTTATTCAGAAAGCTGATGAGCCATATCGTTTTTATGAACGAGTTGAGAGGCAAGCTGGAGCACAGTAAGGGGTAA
- a CDS encoding helix-turn-helix transcriptional regulator — MTANEVANLVKKLRGELDLTQEQFAQKVGVTYSTVNHWENGKRMPQPFLIRRLLELKSELSGGQRRGDNKVKR, encoded by the coding sequence ATGACAGCAAATGAGGTGGCCAATCTAGTCAAAAAATTGCGAGGAGAACTGGATCTTACACAGGAGCAGTTTGCCCAAAAGGTAGGGGTGACTTACAGCACGGTGAACCACTGGGAGAACGGAAAGCGAATGCCTCAACCGTTTCTTATTCGTCGGCTTTTAGAACTTAAAAGTGAGCTGAGCGGTGGTCAAAGGCGCGGGGATAATAAAGTAAAAAGATGA
- a CDS encoding AlpA family phage regulatory protein, with the protein MPEHDHPVILRRKDVERRTGLKRSTLYQKISIGAFPRPIQIGPRCVGWLIDEVDSWIRKCVETSRNSNKQQGGN; encoded by the coding sequence ATGCCTGAACATGATCATCCCGTTATCTTGCGGCGCAAAGATGTTGAACGCAGAACGGGCTTGAAGCGATCAACCTTGTATCAAAAAATTTCCATCGGTGCCTTTCCACGACCTATCCAGATTGGCCCGAGGTGCGTTGGTTGGCTCATAGACGAGGTGGACAGCTGGATTCGTAAGTGTGTCGAAACGTCCCGAAACTCAAACAAACAACAAGGAGGAAACTAA